DNA sequence from the Oreochromis niloticus isolate F11D_XX linkage group LG8, O_niloticus_UMD_NMBU, whole genome shotgun sequence genome:
AGACCCACTTAGAGTGAATGAGAGGATTTTAAGTGGAAAATGTGTTAAGGTTCAGACTCAGAATttcagacacatttaaaaaatgttgtttgaTATCATTTAATAACTGAACCTGTCAACACATTTCACAATGAAATGTTCATGGTtgactgtagctcaggaggtagagcaggtcatctactaattagAAGGTGGTTAGAtctctggctgctccagtctgcttGCCAGatatctttgggcaagatactaacctaGAAAGCAATTGAgcatagaaaaagctgcttgtgtaaatgggtgaatgaggcatgttgtataaagcgctttgagtgctcagctaaagtagaaaagcactatataagaaccagtttGTTTACCATTTAACACAGAATGTCTGAAGCctgcattttaaaaagtcagtCAAATACATGTAGTCTTAAACATATTTCAATGATGAAATGAAACCAAGTGTCATTCAGCTGATTCAGGTACAGCAGGAGGGAATGAGTCAGAGAAGAAAATCTGCCAGTGAGCAGGATAGTTTTAAAGAGTATGTTACCATGGTAATTGAATCAGAGTTTAAGCTAACTCTCTTTCAGGAACAGAAAACCTAGATTTTCACAGatctgtcttttgttttgttttgtttgtttttttaaaaaccctctGTTTTACTAAAACCTGTTTCCTGTGATAGGGCCCAGGCTAAAATGCAACTAAAATGAGGTCAGCACCGTTAACAAGGAACTGTGTTCAGTTTAGCCTGGCTGAGACCCAGTTGTCTTTGCAGAATGCAGTTTTCTGAGCTGTCACAAATTGACTAAAATTATAAGATAAGCGATTTAAGATTGCGTTTGAGAGTTAATCTGTGATTGTTCTACCTCTTAGATGCACTGGGATTTTGACATGTACATCAGGAACCGTGTGGATACATCTCCCAGCCCTGTGCCATGGTCCACAATGTGCAAGCAACTGTTTGGTTTCATTGGGTTCatgctgtttatgttttatgttggAGAGAAATTTCCAGCATACCAACCTGTTGTAAGTACACACCTTAATGCAagaattctgttttctttgggggttgttttttttattatttttccccTCACTGttacaattctcagcagcttcaaaATGGCTGGATCATCATTCTTTCAATTTTATAGTTTAGTTTAGTCACTATAGCTTACTTTTTATGGTTtgattcttgttttttcttctttttttaaaaaaaatctaaatgtctCTGACATTGACATGGTGTCAGAGCCAGATACAGAGTTAGAAGGATGGACCCCTCTAAACCCCCAGAAAGCTATTTCTGTTCCTCTAGACGTTCTGTTATCAGTGAGAAAAACATTGCATCACTTATCCAAGCGACTTCTTCAGTTTGACCTCAGTCTTAGCTGGATGGTTGAGCATGGATCAAGACAATACCCCTAAATGAACCCTAATTAATAAAGATTTCTTATTAACACTAGATCCTTTTGCAATCTAGAAGCcgattttcattttcatgagtgactttcagaatcagaatactttattaatccctaaggaaattagggattaataaaggcATATGCAGATGATTGTTGATACATGGGAAGATACTAAACATGTGGCAAAACACATGACCTCCATAATTATATTtactgaatattttattttcagtaattATATAACAGTGTATGTTAAAGTTAGAATCACCTTTTTTATACAGTAACACTGTTGGTGTACAAAGTTTCATTTAagcatttgtcttttgtttttatccagGCACCGAAGCAATATCCCTTCAATGACCTGTACTTAGAGAAAGGAGGAGATCCTGAAAAACAGGCGGAAGAAGTCAAACATTACGAAATATAATCACTAAAATGTGATTCtacttgtgtatatatatttctgTCAAGAATAAAGACTtatgttaaaagttaaaagtgtGTCTTTGCGGtgatttgttattatttatgtcTGGAAAGAATGTCAACTTGCCTTCTTGCTGTTTTGTTAAATGTTAATTTTCGACTTTTGATAAAACAGAAtaattttcaaatgaaatgtacTCTTAGCAATGAACATGACCTATAGGTGTAAGTCTATACACTTTCTCTGGCTCAGTATTACTGAGTAACTTCAGTAATAATACTGAAGTTACTCTTCAGATCACCGTGAGGAATGTCCTTGTCAGCTACCGTACCGTAGTGACAACACGGCAAAGCACTTTGGTCCGACTCCGGCTGTGGTTGAGCTGCTAGCTTGGCTGTAAAGTAGCTCTCGAGTTTGTTGTAGATGCGGGCAGTCAAGTTCTGACATATAAATTGACGTAAGTTTCTCTCAAGgccatatttatattttttgggCTGAGTTTTAAGGCTCCCAGTGGTCCTTTTTGTTAAAACATGCTAACTGGGGTGGTGGCTGTTGGCTAGCTTGCATGCAATAAAAATCGGGTCCGTTTGTGCACCGGAATTAAATAGCCCGGCGTTAGCTCGTGATTTAAAAATGAGTAGCAGCGTGTATTAGCGGTTAATGTAGCATTAAAACAAATAGAATGAGATCACGACCAGTAGAAGTGTCTGCTCTTACAAAGTTATTAACCGACGAAAGCTAACGCTACGTTTTCTGACACATGATTGCTAAATGCTAATAAAAGCTAACTACATGTTATGTTAGCTTGCCTAAAAGGGGCTTAACGATAGTCTAATTTAGAGGGTAACTTCATTTATTTCACTGTGATAATTAACATATAACTTTGCACAACCGTATTCGAGAGCGAGATATATGTATAGACGATTAAGTTACTGCAGTTAAAGGTAATAGCCTGAGGCACTCTGGAAAGTAAGAATATTCGAGATATAAATGCGAATTTTGGGTTATTAATAAGCCACCATTATATATTTAGGGACTGGGATATAGTGTAATTGGTTTAGTGGAGTCTGTTCTGCTGTCCAGGATTTGGAATTTGAACACCTGTAGAGGAAGATGAGGCTGAAAGAGATCCAGAGGACTGCCCACCAGGCGTGGAGTCCTGCCGGGCACCATCCTATATACTTGGCATTGGGAACAGCAGCACAACAGCTTGATGCTTCCTTCAACACCACAGCTGCTATAGAGATATTTGAGATGGATTTTTCTGACCCCTCTCTGGACATGCAACTCAAAGGGTCGTTGGCAACTACAAACAGGTAACGTAAAGAAGAGATAAATGATGACCACACAAGACCACACATTCATGGCAAGAGTATAAACCACTGATTGTTTCCACACAGCCCATATCAGCAACCATGGAAAAGTTTTACCATGTTATGCTGCTTTGATATGATTCTTGGCTCTCTGATTGCTTCGGTTAGTTTTATCACAACCTGCAGACAGTGACTGTCACAGAAGGGACACTTCATGTTGTGACTTGCCCGTGTAAATTCCTTACACTGATAAAACTGAATGTTTTCAAGTGGTTGTATCAACAAGTAAATTCAGGCCTGCCAGTTAATTTGATACCACATAGATAAAACTAGTGCAATCTTAACATAAACTTTTacttattaataattaaattaatgtaGCTCATTTGCAATCTTTTTAATTGTTCTCACGTCTTGCTTAGACTCATTCatccaattttttattttttaagatatTTAGTGTAGTTATTTGTTCATAAGACAACATGTTAAAGAAATAAAGCATATAACCTTTGTAGTACTATGCAGTCTATCACTGGGTGCTAATAACTTACTATGTCTTTTATAGGTTGCATAGTATAGTGTGGGTAAATTTTGGAAGTGGAGCAGATGGTACTGGAGGAAGGCTGGTTGGTGGTAGTGAAAATGGAACACTGACTGTCTATGATCCAGAGGCAATAATGAACTCCATTGGGGAGGCTGTAGTGGGACAATCTGACAAACATACAGGACCTGTCCGAGCATTAGATTTCAATCCTTTTCAGGTAAATAGAAACCTGCTGGTGATTTCCTTTGTCATTCAAAGAGTGTCGGTACCGACATCCCTCTGTGTTTCTGATTgatgttttaatttattaattttttagaGTAACCTCCTTGCATCAGGAGCAAATGATTCAGAGATATACATCTGGGATCTAAACAACTTCAGCAGTCCTATGACTCCAGGAGCAAAGACACAGGTGAGTACATGATGAGATCACATGGTTTGTCATGGTGTTGAAATGCTTGCTAAGGAGTAAATTTAAGCCTTGGTGGCTATACTTCTTACCAACATTCGGGTATAACCTTGTTCTCCTCAAAATCAAGATAGCTGAATAAAACATGTCTGCACAGGCTGTCTGTATTTCATGGGAGTCCTTGCTGTTAGAATAAACCATGGTTACATGATATTTCCgtaacagaaacaaacagtGTTTGCATGGCATTTGCATTCCTGGGTGTAATGATTGTGAAGTTCTGGCTAATACTGATGTTTTTCACATAGCACTTTTTCCAGTGGAAGCATTCCAAGTCTATGGCAATCAACATGTCTAGTGCCACCCAGTACTTATGTTTTGCTCATATGTCAAACCGTCCCCTAATCATCGGGGATCTGTTGTAGTAAGACTCACAGGtagacttgtttttgttttagactaacaacttttgttttttcttttctttttcagcctgCTGAAGATATCAGTGTAGTCTCATGGAACCGACAGGTTCAGCACATCCTGGCCTCTGCTAACCCCAGCGGGAAAGCAGTTGTCTGGGACCTGAGAAAGAACGAGCCCATCATCAAGATCAGTGATCATAGCAACAGGGTTGGTGGCTTAAATAAAGTCCAGAGTTCCTTCTGTGAAAGTAATGAAATCATGTGAACAAGTCAAAAAGGCTCATCTATCACTTTAAAGCAACACGTGTTTTCTGAGAGAAGACTATTTGTACAATGCAAAATCCCACTTTTATCCTGTTTTGCTGTGGATGCTCAGTAATTTGGCTCATTTGTTAgcaaaaatgcagattttaatGTTGCATGCTGTAGAAATGAAATCATAATTTTAACTCTATACTTTTATGTGATTTCAGATGCACTGTTCAGGAATGCTCTGGCACCCTGATGTGGCCACTCAGTTGGTGTTGGCCTCTGAAGATGACCGACTGCCAGTGATCCAGATGTGGGACCTCCGCTTTGCCACATCACCTCTTAAAGTACTGGAGAACCATACAAGGGGAATTTTGTCTATATCCTGGAGCCAGGCTGACTCTGAGCTCCTGCTTAGTAGTGCTAAAGACAATCGGATCCTTTGCTGGAATCCAAACACAGGAGAGGTACGTCATCTTAATTACTGCTCGTGTATCAGGGAGTCTGCAAGTGTTATATAGTGCAAGCCTATAAGTTACTGAGCTATTCCACCTTATTAGGTTAATGTTTCCCTTAGAGGTTTTACACATATAAACCAGCTGTTAAAGACTATagttttcaaagtaaaaaaaaaaaaaaaaaacccaggcAAATATTATGACGTAATATCATTTTGCCTTTTAAGCTGACATCGATCCACTTATGGGATAAGCTACACTTGATCCCTAGTTAGTAGGCTAAATGACAGCTGTGTGTGAAAAGGTTAACCTTCATTTCATGCTTTACCCTGATATAGCCTTGAAGCAGGAATGAAGCTCCCTAGAGTCTGTCTTTCCTTTCTCACTGACTGCAGAGCTGCAGCAATGCAGCACCACTGTTGCATCTGTGACACACAATTAGCTAAGTAGCTAATATACAACTCCCCAACCTACCTCACCCTAAAGCGAGTTGGAGCTGCTCGGATAACTTTGTGGCAAGAATCCTGTGTATTATGAGTGAATAAGCCCTCATTGCTGTTACCTATATTTGTTCCTCCAATCATGAAAGCTGTGTCTTCTATTTAGGTAATCTATGAGCTTCCAACAACTAACCAGTGGTGTTTTGATGTGGAGTGGTGCCCCAGGAATCCAGCGCTGCTTTCAACAGCATCATTTGATGGGAGAATCACTGTTTACTCTGTGATGGGAGGGAGCTTGAAGGCTCAGCAGCAGAGCACAGCTGAAAGAGTAATGTTTGCTCTGTCTTTTGAAGATTTTGaatttaactgtgtgtgtatttacagttttatttgtttaaaccATGTCTGACCTCCATTGTTTGTCCACAAGATGGTGCCCATGTAAAGCACTTAATATTGACTTATAAACACATGTACATTAAGTCTGAAAGATGGCTATATCATAGTTGAAAGTTATCACATGAAGCAGGGTCACAGCtaattatatttattcattaaaataGTTGATTGATCATCGGCTGTTAAAAATTGCTACAAATATTAATCAGTTTTACAACAGAAATATTGATATGTTTAAATGTCTTGTTTGTCTGCTTGATCTATGAAGTATTTATCAAAATAGCTGCAATATTTTCAATCAGTTAATTGTTTCAGCATATTTGTTTcaacagtttgttttatttaacagaTATCCTCCTCATTTGACACAATGGATCCCTTTGGTACAGGGCAGGTGTTGCCTCCTTTGCAAGTTCCTCAGCCTCAAGTGCAGGACACCATAGTTCCTCCTCTCAAGAAGCCACCCAAGTGGGTGCGCAGACCAGTGGGAGCTTCCTTTGCTGTAAGTGGagcatttaatgtttttatagcAATTTTCTTCTATTAAAAACTACAGAACATTTATCTTTATATAtgatctgtttttgtttcttagTTTGGTGGAAAGCTGATCACATTTGAGAATCCCAAGCTGCCTCCAGTCCAGAGCCCCCAACCCGTCCCTAGACAAGTGTTTGTGAGCCAAGTTACCACAGAGACCGAGTTCCTGCAGCGCTCTAGGGAGCTGCAGACAGCGCTGCAGTCAGGTTCCTTCAACAGTTACTGCCAGGCTAAGATTCAGAGCGCCAAGTCAGATGCTGAGCAGGACATATGGAAGTTCCTTCTGGTTCGGCATCCAGATACTAAGACCTAATGTTAAATTTGTCAGTCAGTTTTGGGTGTTATTATCCTGTATGCTGATTCACTCTTTTAATTTACAGGTTAATTTTGAGGATGAAGCCCGTATTAAATTCCTCAAACTTTTGGGGTTTAGCAAGGATGAATTGGAAAGAAAGGTATCATGGCTCTTACTTGACTGTAGCTAGTCACTGATATTTAACATTAACTTTAAAATTTCTGTGAATGCACTGGACCTCTAAATCATATCACATACTTCCTGTTGTGCTTATTCAGATTTCAAAATGTCTGGGGAAGACTTTCCAACCCAATGGACATGGAGTGGATGCCAAAGATCTGGCAGAAAAGATGCAGCGACTCTCCACTGAGGTCAGCACTTCTGCAAATGTACGGTATCTGTTTTCAAGCTGTGTGTCTCCTGTTCCATTTAAAACACTCTTTGTTATTTCCAGAGGTCTGGTGAAGCAGCTGAAGCTAGAACTTCAGGTTCTGTGTCACCAGCAGATTTTTTCAGCCAGACCCCAAAGGAAAACTCTAACTTTCAGATCCCAGTGTCATGTGGTAAAATTTCTCCTCTGAAAATCTACTGTTATCTGATATTTACTTGTGATTTTATGATTGCATTGATTATCTCCTTCTGTTTTTTAAGACACCGATGGTTTGATAAGTCAGGCGCTGTTGGTTGGTAACTTTGAGGGAGCTGTGGATCTGTGTCTGAATGATGGTCGCTACGCTGAAGCAATCCTGCTTTCTATCAGCGGAGGAGAAGAACTGCTCAAGAAAACTCAACAGAAATACCTAAGCAAACAAAAGAATAGCATCTCAATGGTAAGATTATGATTAATAGTGGTCCAGCTCATACAACCACaatgaaatgaatgtttttcctGAATGTATAGCTAATGTGTTTGTTCCAACTGCAGCTTATATCATCAGTGGTGACCCAGAACTGGAAAGACATAGTCCAAAGCTGTGAGCTGGACAACTGGAAGGAAGCTCTCGCTGCTCTCCTGACCTATGCTCACCCTGAAGACTTTGCTCGCCTGTGCGGTGAGTATCCACCTTATTCGTACCAAATCTACCTGTGCTCATGGTATCTGTTCTAATTTCAGTCTTCCCTCTATTCCTaaaattgtaattttcttttattcatcATGGTAGATACGCTGGGAAGCCGGTTGGAGTGTGAGGGAACAGAGAAACGTTGCCTGCAGGCGTGTCTGTGTTACATCTGCTCTGGAAACATTGAGAAGCTAGTGGAATGCTGGGCCTTGCATAGAGACTGCTCTTCTCCTCTTGGTCTAGAGGTATAATCTTAATATTTGTTCTTATGTGCCTCTAGCAATGATGAACAAACTCTTCTGCTTATTTGAGCAAAGTTTTAATGAGCCGCTGTGCACTTACTGAGAGGATTCGGGGTGGGGGGAATACAGTTATCTGCCAGTGAAGAATCTATTAGTCTAAAGGCATTTATTTGTGTTTCAGGATTTGGTTGAGAAAGTCATGATGCTGCGAAAGTCCATTGAACGTCTCCGTAACTGTGAGGTGGCGGTCCAAAGCCCAGTCCTGGCTGAGAAGCTAACCTGTTATGCTGGCATACTGGCTGCAGAGGGTAGCTTGACCACTGCCCTGAGCTACCTTCCTGAGAACTCAGACCAAGTAAAATAGCTATAAATGATTTAATTATAAATGGCAccattcatttttctttgctttgtttgattTCTAATAACTGCATCTGCATGTTTGTCCAATTTTGTCTTGTCAGGCTGGGATCGTGATGCTAAGAAACAGGCTGTTTCACGCTCAGGGAGAGGCTCCTGTCCAACAGCAACCTCCAAACACCTTCAACAGAGTCAGTGTGTCCACTGTGAAGCCCACTCCTGCTGCTCCAACTCCTGCATCAAAAGCACAGTTTACGGTATCCGTTTGTTAGCAACacaatgaataataaatatattttccaaaatgaatttgtatttaatttgtattcatttgtattttatttagagTCATTACCagccctctgctgctgctcagaTGGCTGCACAACAGCAGCCTCCTTTGCCATCGGTTTTTACCCCTCAAGCTGCTCCAACCAACCCTGGGCTTGGTCTACCACCTTCTTCTCATGTACTGCCACCCAGTACAACCCGCCCTGCCCTGAGACCCTCCTACCCCCAACATCCTGCTGTGGCTTCAGGTTTGACCATTTGTAgaatatttgaatttatttgtaatttttgcCCTTTTTCGTTTCTTGATGTTATGGCAATCATTTGTGGCTTTTCCCAGGTTTCCTTCCTCACCAGCCATTCCAGCCTCAGTCACCGTCCACTGCTGGACCTCCAGCGTTTCCACCTCCAGTTCCTTCTATGCCAGCTGCTACTTTATCAGGGCCTCAATTGCCACCTTCATCGTCAGCTGCTGGAGGCCTACCCCCCATGCCCAGCCCCGGGGTGCCACCAACAAGCTTCATGCCACCTACCTCCTCAGGCCTTGCACCACCTGGCTCCCAGGCTGGAGCCCCGGTTCCAGTGTACCCAGCAAGCCTTCACAACCAGGGTCCTGCACCTCCTGTTCCCTATGCTCCTTCCGGATCTGGATATCCACAGGGTGGACCTGGAGCTCCTGCTGTAAAGCCCTTCCCAGCTCCAGTGGTGGCTCCTCCTCCTACTGGTATGAGATCACAGCTACATTGTTTCCTGACACctttccacattttttttagtcatgaatttaaagaaagaaattacAGATGTCAGCAGGAATGTATTACTCGTGGTGATTTACATCTGTTCCGCTGTCACTCCTTTTTGACTTGCAGGATACTTTCCCTGGCTGAATTCCCAGTGTGAAAACCAAGGTGACAGGGTTAGGGCTGAATATGGAATAAGGGAGCATCAAACAATCCATTCAAgaaccagaaaaaaaatatctgtgcAATACAATATAGTATCCCCAAATGAAGCTCAAAATTAACATGAGTTGGTTTGCAATCCATTGTGCAGATCTTCTCCATTTGTTCTGGTTTCTTGATGGCTGTTTGTGTTACCCTGTACTTAAGGGAAATGTAAAGACTTAGCTggtgtatattttttttatatgtgagctttaaattaattttctagACTCGGACAAGACTGTAGATGATTCAGTGTCAGGAAATTAAAGATGGCGCGCATATATATACATTGCTATTTGAAATTAAAGCATAAGTGGGACATTTTTTAACACTTGCAGCTGCTACATAATTAACCTGAAATAGACTCAGTATATGATATTCAtagaatttttctttttgttttttgcctttgAGTGAATGATGCTGCCTGaaaatttgcttgtttgtttctgCATAAACTGCTAAAATCTGTATGGCTTGActtgcagtgtttttatcaCCTGGGCCCAAAGAGATTGTCTCTTGTAGGCAATCCTTGGTTGCTTGAGTGTATCTAAACAACAAATGTTAGTAGTTTCTTAATAATTGACATTATTCTTCCAATTCAGGACCTCAAGAAGGCTGGAATGACCCACCTACAGTGCGAGGTGGACCCAGGAAGAAGAAGGTAAGCCTGCATTTATTACTGTCAGAATACTGTTTTTGCTGTATGCTTGCAAATGTAGTAAAAGCAGCTATATTGTTGTGCGGCACCACATTCCTTTGAGGAGAGCATTGTTATTCTCTCGAGAGCTTACTAAACTAAACTAGATGATTTTCTTAGTTTAGTTCACCCTTCATTGAAAACTCGAGCACATTCACATTAAACACAGATGAATTTATGTTACACCAAcaatttagcaaaaatgtaataaatgtgttgtttattgaTATACCAAAACTAAATTTCTttgttcattgttttttttctcactcaTTATAATATACTTTTTGTTGTATATTCAGGTTCCTGATAACTATACTCCACCAGCCCCCATCACAGCACCTGTGATGAGATTCCCAGTGGAGGCTGCTCAGCCCCATGACAACACCCAGGTACCCCCTGGAGCCCCTCAAGAGCCCAGCGTACAGGTTGGTGTCTAACGAGGGGGCTGTTTTCTGAATTCTCAACAGTAACACCTTGTCACCTTATATTTCTGTGCTTGTGTTATTCAGCTCCTCCAGCAGCTGCCATCAGAGAAGGTGCAGCAGAAAGAAATCCCTCCTGAGCACATGGTTCTCAAGTCCACCTTTGACAGCCTGGTGCAGCGCTGCCAGCTAGCTGCAGGAGACCCAGTAAGTTCCACTGTCTGTAGCTGCATCCATCTAggtttcactgtgtttttttggtgcaaatgtttttgttaattgcaacaaaattattttgttattggATACAAAGTGACAAGAAGTGTTTCTCTTTCAGCAAACTAAAAGAAAACTTGATGATGCTGCCAAGCGCTTGGGGCACCTTTATGATAAGCTGAGAGAGCAGTCGGTAAGGATCAGAAGTGATCAAattcagaaattatttttaaaaaactgatacAGAAAAACTTCACTTTAAAAAACTGCTTTTAAATGATACAGTGCACTTAAAAATGCTGAATACATCATTGTGTACTTAAACAGAATTTGAGGTAAAAGTTGATAAATCTCAGTATCACTTCATCTTTCTCGATATTCCCTTTTTGTCTGCTTAAAATTTTGTTGTGAGGGTAAAACCACTGGGTTTCTTCTCACTATGTAGCAATGACTTAAAAAGATCACATGCTATTTACATCTTATCctgccaaaaacacacacacaaaaaaaaggtgTTTCTATGCGTGACATGTTTGCACCATTTCCGTTTTGACCACCACAAATAAAATTCAGCTGACTCTTGTTGCATTAAGATATCACACACTCAACCTCAGAAAAAAGGACAAATAACATGCATAATGAGCTAAGCCTTGTCAAGGGCCACCACTGTCATAGCAATGCTTTGTTTATAATGTTAAGTCAGCGCTGTACAGTGGAGGGTGCTCTGCATTACCTGAAATAAAATAGTGCTTTTGTCAATTTGAGAATAAATGTTTATGGgtatatacaataaaataaaataaaatattaggcCTTTAAAAAGTTCGAGATAAATGCACATGCCACACACTTAAGGCCACTTATTTACAGACCAAAGAAATGTTTAAACCATTGTGTACTCACTACACTGACAATATGAAACGTACCAGGATCTGTTTAATCCATCTCAGCAGGTAATTGTGTACGCTAATCTGCCAAGTGCTTAAGGTTACCTTGAATTTTAAAAGTACAAACAATTTTTATAACAGAACTAAAAGCTGCAGTGCATGTCAGACATCAGGATGAAGTTGTAAACCTGATATTTTTACTTgttatgacttaaaaaaaaaacactgtaggAGCCAGGACATGCTCTACTTGAATCCAAATGGCAACTAAGGGCTCAGCCAGTAAAAAAGCATGGTCTTTGTGAAGATAGCTGAGAGGATGATCAGTCTTAGTCCATTATATGTATTTGTAAGTAAGCAAGCGTCCAGTTGAGTTTACTGATGTGAATGTTGCTATCAGTGCGCACTCGAGAGGCTCTAGATAGAATGCATTACAGAGAAATAAAGTAGTAAAACAAGACAAACTATATCCCTATTTACTGGACACTATAAATGCAAAACCAGAATTAAGTGTGCAGTACAAACCAGTTTCCATGAGCACACCAGTAAACAGATGTTATCCCTGTAGATCCCCCGATCTACAGGGATAACATCTGTTTTCAACACAATTGCTATTAATAGTTATTACCACAAAAAAGGATCATAGATGAATGTTAATGTTCCttcatttaaataatatttattcaACATTATCGCACTCTGCATTTTTATTCAGTCATCCACCTGCAGGCACCTAATGCTCCCACCAGGGGGGGTCACTTCACAGTTTAAGAACTACTGTGTTTACCATGCTGAAGAAgtgggagaaaaaagaaaatatagaaCTTGAGATTTGTCGTTTTTTGTGACTTAAGCTGCAACAGTAAATTTGATttttcacaattttctcacaTAATACAGTAAAAACTGTAAACATAATATAATTTCCTTACTGTCGCTCAGCTGTCTC
Encoded proteins:
- the sec31b gene encoding protein transport protein Sec31A isoform X1, whose product is MRLKEIQRTAHQAWSPAGHHPIYLALGTAAQQLDASFNTTAAIEIFEMDFSDPSLDMQLKGSLATTNRLHSIVWVNFGSGADGTGGRLVGGSENGTLTVYDPEAIMNSIGEAVVGQSDKHTGPVRALDFNPFQSNLLASGANDSEIYIWDLNNFSSPMTPGAKTQPAEDISVVSWNRQVQHILASANPSGKAVVWDLRKNEPIIKISDHSNRMHCSGMLWHPDVATQLVLASEDDRLPVIQMWDLRFATSPLKVLENHTRGILSISWSQADSELLLSSAKDNRILCWNPNTGEVIYELPTTNQWCFDVEWCPRNPALLSTASFDGRITVYSVMGGSLKAQQQSTAERISSSFDTMDPFGTGQVLPPLQVPQPQVQDTIVPPLKKPPKWVRRPVGASFAFGGKLITFENPKLPPVQSPQPVPRQVFVSQVTTETEFLQRSRELQTALQSGSFNSYCQAKIQSAKSDAEQDIWKFLLVNFEDEARIKFLKLLGFSKDELERKISKCLGKTFQPNGHGVDAKDLAEKMQRLSTERSGEAAEARTSGSVSPADFFSQTPKENSNFQIPVSCDTDGLISQALLVGNFEGAVDLCLNDGRYAEAILLSISGGEELLKKTQQKYLSKQKNSISMLISSVVTQNWKDIVQSCELDNWKEALAALLTYAHPEDFARLCDTLGSRLECEGTEKRCLQACLCYICSGNIEKLVECWALHRDCSSPLGLEDLVEKVMMLRKSIERLRNCEVAVQSPVLAEKLTCYAGILAAEGSLTTALSYLPENSDQAGIVMLRNRLFHAQGEAPVQQQPPNTFNRVSVSTVKPTPAAPTPASKAQFTSHYQPSAAAQMAAQQQPPLPSVFTPQAAPTNPGLGLPPSSHVLPPSTTRPALRPSYPQHPAVASGFLPHQPFQPQSPSTAGPPAFPPPVPSMPAATLSGPQLPPSSSAAGGLPPMPSPGVPPTSFMPPTSSGLAPPGSQAGAPVPVYPASLHNQGPAPPVPYAPSGSGYPQGGPGAPAVKPFPAPVVAPPPTGYFPWLNSQCENQGPQEGWNDPPTVRGGPRKKKVPDNYTPPAPITAPVMRFPVEAAQPHDNTQVPPGAPQEPSVQLLQQLPSEKVQQKEIPPEHMVLKSTFDSLVQRCQLAAGDPQTKRKLDDAAKRLGHLYDKLREQSLSHNILSGLHEISRCVASQNYQRGLEVHTQVVSSSNFSEISAFMPILKVVMTIANKLGV
- the sec31b gene encoding protein transport protein Sec31A isoform X2, yielding MRLKEIQRTAHQAWSPAGHHPIYLALGTAAQQLDASFNTTAAIEIFEMDFSDPSLDMQLKGSLATTNRLHSIVWVNFGSGADGTGGRLVGGSENGTLTVYDPEAIMNSIGEAVVGQSDKHTGPVRALDFNPFQSNLLASGANDSEIYIWDLNNFSSPMTPGAKTQPAEDISVVSWNRQVQHILASANPSGKAVVWDLRKNEPIIKISDHSNRMHCSGMLWHPDVATQLVLASEDDRLPVIQMWDLRFATSPLKVLENHTRGILSISWSQADSELLLSSAKDNRILCWNPNTGEVIYELPTTNQWCFDVEWCPRNPALLSTASFDGRITVYSVMGGSLKAQQQSTAERISSSFDTMDPFGTGQVLPPLQVPQPQVQDTIVPPLKKPPKWVRRPVGASFAFGGKLITFENPKLPPVQSPQPVPRQVFVSQVTTETEFLQRSRELQTALQSGSFNSYCQAKIQSAKSDAEQDIWKFLLVNFEDEARIKFLKLLGFSKDELERKISKCLGKTFQPNGHGVDAKDLAEKMQRLSTERSGEAAEARTSGSVSPADFFSQTPKENSNFQIPVSCDTDGLISQALLVGNFEGAVDLCLNDGRYAEAILLSISGGEELLKKTQQKYLSKQKNSISMLISSVVTQNWKDIVQSCELDNWKEALAALLTYAHPEDFARLCDTLGSRLECEGTEKRCLQACLCYICSGNIEKLVECWALHRDCSSPLGLEDLVEKVMMLRKSIERLRNCEVAVQSPVLAEKLTCYAGILAAEGSLTTALSYLPENSDQAGIVMLRNRLFHAQGEAPVQQQPPNTFNRVSVSTVKPTPAAPTPASKAQFTSHYQPSAAAQMAAQQQPPLPSVFTPQAAPTNPGLGLPPSSHVLPPSTTRPALRPSYPQHPAVASGFLPHQPFQPQSPSTAGPPAFPPPVPSMPAATLSGPQLPPSSSAAGGLPPMPSPGVPPTSFMPPTSSGLAPPGSQAGAPVPVYPASLHNQGPAPPVPYAPSGSGYPQGGPGAPAVKPFPAPVVAPPPTGPQEGWNDPPTVRGGPRKKKVPDNYTPPAPITAPVMRFPVEAAQPHDNTQVPPGAPQEPSVQLLQQLPSEKVQQKEIPPEHMVLKSTFDSLVQRCQLAAGDPQTKRKLDDAAKRLGHLYDKLREQSLSHNILSGLHEISRCVASQNYQRGLEVHTQVVSSSNFSEISAFMPILKVVMTIANKLGV